TGTGTGCAGTTTGTTTGTGTTAAACACTGAGTATGAGGTGTTAACTTTGAAAACCAGAAGTCTGAgaacacagaacaaaaaatgCTACTGAAAAAGCAACCGTTCAAAGAATAAAGTTTGAAGACATTATATCGTTGTAATTGTTCTTACCTCCAACTTTTGTATGGTGTTCATAACATTCTGAAAGAGGCTCTCACATATGAATTGCATGAACGTGTATGTAGTTATCTTTGAGTCTAGATATCAATGCTTGTAAATTATTAAGGTTGAGTAATCGTTGCTAATGATAGCATGTGTAACTATTAGACAAGTTGCTATATTCCTTCTGCCCACAGCCCAAGATTGCACCACGCCCACCCCCCACATCTAACGCAGAGGTACCGCACTTGGAAAATTTCCAGTACCCCCTGCCCCCCAAAATAATCAATAAATCTGTATGCATTCTATCTTGTGGAAGCAATGAATCAATAGGCATgagatacaaaaaaagtaataaaactCTGATCATCCAGTTCAAAACTGCATGGAGTATTCTCTCACACCTTAATTATGTGATGAAAATTGAGATCACAAAGAATACCAGTATTTTCTAAACCTGAAAATTGTTATGGCTATTTCCACAGAGGAAGGACCTGCATGTATGTGTTATTCATCAACCTACAGATATACTGAACCTGATTGTTCAGTGGTAACACATGATTTGGAAACCATGATCATAACTTTTCACCCAACTTCTAAATGTTGCctaatgatttttgtttgttgtttctggaTATCAATGAAGTATCATCACCTTCAAAAGATGTCTTAGTAAAGAATGTCAACCAAACAAGattcaaatcaaaatcatacacCTGCTTTGCTGGTTTTCAAGTCAGTACAAAAGACTGCAGGATTTCTTATGTTCCAAGAGATTTGATGAAAGTGGGAGTGTATCTCTCCGATCATATTAACTTATTAACTTAGAGGTATCCAAACAGAAAGTGAAAGAAACATTGACTTTGTTTAGAAAATCTTGATTTAATTTCTTGTCAACTTGCACAGTTGCAGGCCTCTTAATGAACACAGTACCAGAGCCCCTTTCTCTCAACATGAATAAAGATGCACAAAGACTGTTAAAAAACTTTGGGAGTATGATAATTGACCaaatactctctctctctcaagcAAGGGTTTAGAATCAGTACAGTGTGCATGTAGGCTGACTTGTGTCTTGTCTCTGTGTAGGGTTCTGTGTACAAGAAGACTCAAGCAGCATCCGAGATCAAAAGTAGTCAGAAGCAGAGGGAAGATTTCTGGGCCCAGCAGGAGGTGAGATGGACTTGTCAGTACTGTAGGGTTCCAGTGCCATAGTgttatactagtagtaggtGTCATTCTAAAAATAGGATAGAACCATCTTCACCTACTACCTACCTTTAGTCAAGACCTGCCCAAGCTAAGGAACCCTGGTAAAAGTGGAGGACTACATTTTACTGTGGTATCGAGAACTCAACTGACCCCACAGATTTTAAGCCACAGTAGATTTGCTAACTGCAGAGTTTTATCATAGGCATCTTTGGGTTAAGAAAAGCAGGAGTCAGTGTTTTTTTCATGTTCAAAAGTAAGGAATGACTCAAAATGATAATTGAATATATTATGCTAATCattatttcaatatttacaCATCAATACTTTGTTCTACACAGCCAAAATATCTGAtagttttgtactgtaaaatgttgtatcagaaagaggagaaagcacGTGTTGCAGAGGAGAAGAAGCGGGCGACGGCAGAGCGGGCAAAGCGCGAGAAGGAGCGACTGGATCGAGAGAGAAGGGAAGCAGAGGAGAGGGAGAAGAAAGTCAAGGAGAAGGACCTCATGACCAGGCAGCAAAAGTAGGTATCAAGGAGAGGAACAACGTGTGACAGAAAAAGGTATATTTCTGTCAGTCAAGAGAAGATTTACCCTAACAGTGAAAGAGACATTAAAGATTGGAActaatagaaaaagaaaaaggctGTTTGCACTATTATGATTTGTCTCTGCCATGTTAACTTTGTAGAATGTTTTTAATGCAAACTACTGGACTACCATTTATCTTCAGAGTTAGAAGTTTAATTGTTTAGATGTTGAGAAGTGGtaatcttaaaagatttctGTTGAGTAGTTTATGACTCTTTATTGCATTGTGTTTGCAGGAAAGAAGAAGCTAACGTTGACAAGAGCATGATGCAGAGGGAGAGAGATGTGGAGAAGGCCCGATGGGTGAGTAAtggcaatgtttttttcttggtaGTCATACTGAGCTACTTTCCAATCATGTGCTATTTCATGATGATAAAAGGTTAGGGCGTGGCTGATCACAACCCTACCTCCTACAGAAGCTGAGGATGTTGATGATCTGTAACaaactttgtttattttctcaAGGACTTTCATTTCCAAAATTTTACTGCCACAGACATTCAACTCTGAACAGTGAAAATGTGAGGTCGAGGTTTTTACAGCTGCAATATGTCTCCACCACAGGAGACCATACAGAAGGAGGAACAGGAGGAGGACAAGTCCAGAAGGAAGAGGAGCGAGTCTCTTACCAAGGCTGCGGTAAGTCTGAAAACCAGAGGTGTGATTGGACTGGTCTGGACACTTGTCAGGACTTGTCTCTAAGGCTTCAGAAATTAGTTTGCATATTTtgctacctggatgtctatcgTTCATTGAAGGACGTTATAAACATTTAATGAGTATCTTTTCACACTACCAAAAGTATCTGCCAATGATTCAGCAGTCTGCCTGCTATCCTCCTGATGGCAACAGTGACTTGAGTCATAAAATATGAACTGGGCAGGGAGTACCTAACTTATATTTTCAACTGGTACAGTTTAGTTTATGTGTTGATGGAACAGCACAGATTAGCTGACTTGTTGATTACCAAAACAGGTAAGCTGTCGTGTTGATTTTCAGTACAGCACTGGTGTGAACAGTAAGTGAACGGTACAGGTACATGGTCAGGTATGACCAAGATAAACAAGCTGACAAAATACCCTTCCATTCAAAACAACAAAGGAAGTGCCTTAAAGTCAGTTTTAGCTGTAACGTTTTTATACAGtctctgttttgttgttttcatgccTTTTTATTTATTCCCCTATGTTGTGTGGTGTTTATGTTGTACTGTCAATGCTATAGCAGGAAGACAGCAGGTTGCATATCACAGAGCCGCTCTCTCCCAGTGACAAGAAAGGGTATGGGAACTGGACTGCCAAGCCGTGGACGGGGCAGGCGTCCTCCGGGGGGTTCCGTAGCGTCAGCTTCAAGCCCGCCACGCCCCCCTCCAGCCCGGGGCCAGGGGTGTGTTTAATCtatccgtgtgtgtgtgtgcctgctGCACTGTCAGGGTTAATGCATGGGTACTGCTCCCATGGCAcaaacttgctgtggcctgccACCAACACTGACTCTTGGCCATGAGGCAACAACAGTTCTTGTTTCTATGGCACAAACTTGATATGGCCTACCAACAATACCAACACGACTCCAGGCCAATCTAGGAATCACTTGTAATCACAATGGCCATGGTTTACCAACTAATTCAGTCTCTTCCCCATGGCACAATTTTAGTGTAGCTCACCAACAGTACCGGCATGGCCGAATTGGACTTCATCATGGCCATGGCTCACCAGCATGTTCTTATTTCCATCGGCCCAAACTTGCTGTGGTTGCCAACAAGACTGCCATGGTTTCTGCATGCCTTCTGGTGTTCATAGCAACTGCATGGCTCCAAGAAGTTGAACTTAAACATGTCCatcatttgttttgcatatatcCACCAATTTTTTATACAGAAACTTTCCTTATATAGAAACTTTCCTTATATAAAAACTTTTGCACACATTGGAATATTCACAGCCATTCTATGGGATATCAGCAGATTTACCAtagaacatttaaaatggcATTAAAGAACACCCACAAGGCACCCACTTACACTTCTCacaccatgaaatattcattgttGCACCATGGGATACCCACATGCTGCACTGTCTGACATGATATCCCTTCAACTTTTACACCTGATTTCAGACAGACACATAAAACTTTGGCTGCACAGTTTCCATCTACTCTTTTCATGTGCATGTTACTGGGATTAATCTtaaacaaaacagacatataCTAAGTTTTTCCATTGATCTTTGATTCATACATTTCATCATCCTTTGAGTGGatctcatgatttttttttttttgcccccACCTTACCCTAGGTTAACCCCACAGATAAGCCAACACTCTCCTCCTTTAAACCCACCCTTTCCCCATTGGCTGTTCGAAAAGTTAACTCTCCGCAGTCATTTGCATCGGGGCCAGGGTCGCCGGGCATATGCGTGCCGCCTAACACACCGGTTGGTTGTGGTTTGGTCCATTACACTTGCCGTAACCAGTTGGAATGTTTTCATACATGCTTGTGTTCAATGCTGTTAAGATTGAAGTAAGAAGTCCACACAATAAGCTTGCACTCTAAGTTCATATCATTAAAGACTTCATTAGATCTAATAAGCTTGTCATAGCTTGTACTTGGAATGGAGTGTGTAATACATCCATCATGTATAGTTTGAGATGTACTAAGGTACAGTCAGAGTTCTGTAAGTGTGGCTGAGTTCAAATTTTGGTGCATTTTGGAAGCATGGAGTTAtgaagtacagtacagtgctgAAGGTATTGTATGTCCTGTTATATAGACGAACATTTCATTGTAGTAAGACAGGCTGGTTGTTGGTTTATTTcctgtgttggtgtgtgtgacCAGGAGGATTACGGTCAGGAGTACCAGAACACGGTCCAGCAGCTCATGGCCAGCCGTCCTCCGCAGACGAAACATGGCAGAACATTTGTACTGACTGGAACCAAGGAGACCAGAACCACAGAGGGAACGCAGGCAGAGCTGCACAGAGTAGTCACCACAGAGACTACTCAGAAGCAAACTGTTGAGACCAAACTTGCACGGAACCCGTACATTGACACTACACCGATCGTTCAGTACAATCAGCCTGCTGATGTCTCTGCTGACctgaataatgatgatgatgatgatgtggaagACCCAAACTCAATTACTGAGATGGTGAGAAAACAGTCCAGATTCATCCATGGCAAGAAAAAGCCGACCCTCCTGGCTAAGCAGGTTGGAATGTTTGAGAAACCAGACGAACCAGAGGTGAATCCGTTTAAAGTTCAGTTTGAAGCAGAATCCAGAAGTTTGCGGCCTCGAATCATGCCAGGAGACGGTGCACCAAAGGCTGGGTTTCAACCAACTTGTGTGGTCTCCAAACCTGTGTGTCACCCGCCCACCCCCTCCCACATCACACCTAACAAACCTGCACACAAGCACCCACAAGCAGCACCCACACACATGAAACCACAGCATCCTCTAGCAGCAGCCAGTAAAACTGCACAGCCTCACCCTGCACAGCCAGCAGTACAGTCCTACTTACCCCGCAGTACACCACACGGTCATACAGGACCCAAAAACACACCCAGCAAAGTGGGCTACAATCCCACATCACAGCCAGATGCAACACAAAGCCAGCCTGTTCCCATGGGAACTTATCTACCAAAGAAAACCCCTGCACCCTCCCAGGCCAAGCCTCAACCCACAGGAAGTCAGGAGGATAGGAAAGTGGATGGTGTGTTTGAGTCTCACCCATACACAGAAGAAGAGGACGACGGGCCCCCACCCAACACTGCCCTGGTTAGTCAACAGGTGTAACGCATGTGGCTGGTTTGTGGCCAGGTGTCCAATATCAGGTGCTTGGCATGCACCTGATGTGTTGCAATTGTCTGGCATGTGACTGATTAATAAGGAAGTCATAGGCATGGTGCTGGTGACTTCCCCAATTTATGATAGAATGTGTATGCTTGTCAGGTTGTCATTATATAATCGGTAATTAGGGCTTGTAGTTTTGAAAGTTAAGATGCTTGTTACAGGTTCCAGAAGATTATTACTGTAAAGGCAATTATGGCATTGATGCATCGTGATCAGTCTTGCTCCTTGGATAAGGCTTGTTAACTTTGCCCAGCAAGATCTTGTGATGATTGCTGGACAAAGCTACTCAGTTGTCATATGAAGACTTCTCCAAAGTATCAAAAGGCTTGCCTTACTTTGGGTTAAACATACGTTTAAGATGAACACAAGAAGATACACAGCTTGATAAGTTGGGAATTGGGGGCTTAATGTAAAGATTGGACATGATATATGCCACTTTTGTTACTTATTTCAGTTCAGTTTCTAACTTTTCAGAAACCTTTTTTTGTGCAATTTTTCCACCTGTCTCTCCACTGGTACCTGTAGGAGGCAGCAGCACTGGTTGCACAGAGAGGTGACTTTAACCCGCGGTCCATGTGGCAGCAGCACAAcgtcccccctcccctccccagcACCCGTCCTACAGGCCCAGGCAGCCCTGCCAAGAAGGTGGCCCAGTCTGCACTCTTTTGACTGTCCATTTGTCATTGTGTTCTTTCAAACTGAGACCTTGTTGTGTCTTGCTGTTTTATCACATATCCTTCATGAtttgcatcttgtttttttctctattcCTACTTTGTTGAGCTGAatgaatttgtatttttttcctattttcctcctctgctgtgttgtacttcatgtgtttgtgtttgttgctATTTCTGTGCGTCCTTGTGTGTGGCTGTCCTGTGACAGAAGCCTGTAGGGTACCCCCTCCAACCTGTGCCTGACATGACCAGCAGTGTAGAGGCCCCTCCCACAGAGGAGAGTCGTGAGCTGCCCACCAACACAGCTTTGGTGTGTAGCCTCATCAATTTGAACCAGAGTGTGTGAACTGTACTAAAAGCATTGGATacagaatttttaaaactatttgctcatttacatgttttatcTCTTGACCCAAAAGCTCCTAGGCAAATTCACATTTATTGGAAGCCCAATATAACACTCTtattggtacaatgtacatgtaaaccagTCTGATCAGCCTTAGTACAGTCAGTAAATTTGGTTACATCATACTCTGTCTTGCTTCCTTGAGCAGCCTTTATCTCAGCTGTAGCCCATAGcaaattgggtgcacaacaAGGATGATGCACCCTGACAATAGGCAATTAAGTGCCTTGAAAAAAACTACTACTGTATCAGACTTATTCATAGTTTTATTAAGTTGACAATGGTATTATCCACTTAAGTACAGCTGTCTGTATTGTTTTGTGTTCTCTGTTCTGCTTCTTACCTTTCTCTCTACTTTTTTTCCATGATTTCCCACAGGAGGCCAAACTCCTTGTTTCTCAGCGAGAGAACAACCCTAAAGACATGTGGAAGGACTTCCAcgtccctccccctccccccaacatGCCCCTTCCCCCCAGCCCTGTCAAGGTGGGACAGTCCTACTCTGAGGACAGTGTGTTCGCTAAGTGTGGCATCTGCCTTGTGTATGTAGTTGTGAGAGGATGAGAGTACTGGGTTTGCTTTGTAGTTTCCATCTCACACTAACTTGTAGTTGTGAAAAGATGTTAGCATGAGGGCAACATGCTTAATGGTACAGTTTAGTCTCAGTGTAATATTGGCATGATGGCTTGGTTCTACAGTGTGATCTCTGTGAACTTTGTAAGCTGTGACACAAGTTTGGAAACTGTTAGGCTAGTTAAGtctgtgatgtacatgtagtgtatgTGGTTACCTGCTTATTCCTGCCTGTCAATTGGAATGCTGGAAACACATTTGACTGTTGCGAATGAGCAGTTAATTTTATTCATATGTGCTTCTCTCATCTTCAGTTGACATTGTCTTTATATCTGTACTGGCATACACTTTCAGTCCACTGTATATGACATTCAGGCCACACCAGCAAAGCCTCTTGTTTATTTGACTGTTGAGGGGTACAAgttggaaatgaaatgtaatttttaccAGATTTTTACCAACAGATTTGGAACAAGTCGTTTTGTTAATGTGGCCACATATTTATGTTCCcatcacctgtacatgtgtgtgtgtgtcgtctCGTTTGTCATCTATATGTATGTGCCACACTACAAACACTGAGTTTCTACTTCTGTCTCTGTGTTGTAGAAACCAAAGACACAAGAACCTAGACTAAAAGTGGTATATGAGCCGGCCATTACGGAGCCTCTGGTACAGTCCTGCTCCTGGCACGCTTCCTCTCTGCTCGGAGACACTTCTTTCTCCTCAATCTATCCTCAGGTTCTCTTCCTTTGACTCTGTCTCCTGTCTATCTCCACTTTCTGGATTGTTGTCTTTTGTTACCACTACTTCCTCTCCTGTCCTGCCCCTTTAAATCCTACTTTTGCACACATCCTGTCCCTGTGTAACTCAGCCTGTGGCAATCATCCTGTCCTTCCCCCTTCCCTTTGCAGTGACGACTAACCAGATGTTGGAATTTTATGCTGATCTTATTCTGTTCTGaatgtgattttgtttgtgCAACACTTACATTTtaatgttactgtacagtaactgttcaaATCTTGCTGCTACTGGTACAGGACACAACAGTCCCAGCAGTTCCCCCCATGCAGAATGGTGGTCCAACCCACTCCACAGAACAAGCCACCCTTCCAGACAGGCTAGACACCCCTCCAACCAACACTGCAATGGTCTGGTCCTTAAAAAACATACACTGTATCTGTGCAGTTTGATATTGCATGTCATCAAATCTGATCATCTCTGTTATTGCACTACTCATGTCACTCAAATCTTTGTATGTTCCGAGGTTTGAAAAATCTGATGAAGTTTGCTGAATGCTTCAGAGTCATTTTGTTCCTGTTCCAGCTTGTCAGATGCTTTTAAACAGAAGAATTCTTTACAAGTGGTTGTTTGCAACATGTAATCTTTTTGGCTGTCTTATTGATGTATTAGCATAGCAAATGCCTTTAAAGTGTTGTATGGTCAAAGGCAAGTTAGCATTGTCATTCCATCCAAAtctgcatgtacaatgtacatcttgATGTCTTTGGTCTCATTGTTAGTCAGTGATCACTAACAGGTTACCTCGGTATCATCATATAACAAGTTTAGTCATTAACCTGGCTTGGGAAGCTTAGTTACCTCACCAAACAAATGTAGAAGCCATAGGGTCTTGTTGCCTGACGAGTGTGTGTTACTGTTGTAGCAGCTGTGGGTACCAATCATGATACATAGCAGGTCTGGTCATCTTCACATAATGCATTCACCAAGTCTGATCATCAACCTGATGATGTAGGCTTGGTTATCATCACTAACCTGATACAGTAGGCTTGGTTATCACCACTAACCTGATACAGTAGGCTTGGTTATCATCACTAACCTGATACACTAGGCTTGGTTATCACCACTAACCTGATACAGTAGGCTTGGTTATCATCACTAACCTGATGCTGTAGGCTTGGTTATCATCACTAACTTGATGATGTAGGCTTGGTTATCATCACTAACCTGATACGCTAGGCTTGGTTATCACCACTAACCTGATAAAGTAGACTTGGTTATCACCACTAACCTGATACAGTAGGCTTGGTTGTCACTGCTAACTTGATATAGTAGGCTTGGTTATACAACAATATGTAGTTTTTTAGGAACCTGCAAGGCACAATGAGTATTGCTATGATCCAACTTGCAGTGTACAGTATCTAGAAGTTGATTTTGCGGAGAAACATTCTTTCCTTACTTTGGCTAAAGACTTTTGAGAAGTTGATAATATTGATGTTCTGGGACTGCCACAGGAGGCAGCGGCACTGGCAGCACAGAGAGGCAGGAAGAACCCTCGCACCAAGTTTGAACAGAAACCCCAGGAACCCCTGCCTCCCATCCCCAGCAACCCCACTCCCAATACTGCCATGGTCAGTAGGCAGGTCTGCTGTGGTCTGTAACGTCATTAGTGGCATGAGAACTGTAGAACTGTGGTGGCACCGGTGTGTTGTAGTCTGTTAAATTATAGTAGATTGCTGTGTAGTTCAGTCAGCATGGCAAGTAGAGCTGTGAAGGTGTAGCTCTGTCTCAGTGTCAGTATCATCAGTTCCTTTAGAACTTATTGTGCAGTTGAGCTATTGAGGCATGGTTTGTAGAACTAGAAGTATGATACTCTAGTTCACATGTAGTTCTGTTGCCACAGTAGTATTGTGATCATGCAGTTCCATAGTTCTGGCACCATGCTTTGTAGAACTTCAGGTGTGATAGTATAAGCCAGTCAGAATAATTTATTGCAATGCAAATATGGTCTTACACTACTGATATTCTTGTCTGTATGTTCTGGTACAAGTAGCTGGTCCCAGTTATGCCAATGTAGTCCAACATGAAAGAATGTTGGCAGGCAGTCGGAAGACATTTTCTCCTGATTTCTCTGTGTACCTTCCTTCCTGTCCCCTCCTCACAGGAGGCAGCATCCCTGATACACCAGAAGGGAAGCTTCAACCCAGAATTAGCTCGTCTAAAGTTTGATAACAAGGAAGCATCTCCCAACACAGCTCTGGTTGGTGGTCGTCTTTTGCCAGGAACTTTGTCATAAGTCAAAGCTAACAGTAGCCTACACTAGCACGGAAGATCTCATGGCTGACTGATTCAGAATTTAGAGTAACATGTAGACAAGTACAAGTAGTTAATATTGATTTGTGCTATGTTTTGGGATGCCTGTGCCTGTTTCTGCATGTGAGACATATAACCTCAAGCACTGTGGTAGAATTTTCCAGGTTTGTCTTGGCTGTGCGAATTAACCTTTTTTCCATCTATTAGGTCCTATGGTATTGTCTATGCTTACAGGATGTAACCATCTATCATGGGGTTCTGTGGCATTGATTATCGTTGTGAGACTAACACTTTTGCCATTAGACCTATGGGCTATGGCACTATTTTGTAGCTGCAAATTTTGTCTATTGCATGTCATCTTGGTAACTATAGTGAAGATATTGTAactatgtattgtatgtaatgCTGCTTCCTCTGCATTTGAGAATTGCCCTAAGAATCTTGAAATCTAGTCTAGGTAGAACTGCTTGTGTAATTGATGCACAGTACCCACAAAACACATAGTGAGTTCCTGAAGCTGTTGGTCTGTATGAATTTTATACTGGGTTTAGTATGATAATTTATACACCAATACTTATATCTGTGTGATAGTTCACACCTTTTAGCATCTTCACATCAAGGTAGGGGATTGGTCCTAATTGCAATACAAGTGTTTTACAGCAAACATTGACAGTTATTCAGTCTGCCAGGTCTGTCTATACCATGAGAATAAGTGGTACAGTCATATTGTAGAAGATTGCAGTTGTAACTGCACTGCTTTTATAACCTGATAACTAACAATAACTCTGCACTACAGAATGTATTCATTCACTGCAGGGCCTGTTTCTGCAGAAATATGGTCCTTCTGCAACAACCTGACTGTTAGAAAACTAATGCTGCAGGCTTCTGCAGAAACACCTTGTGATTGGATAAATGATGGATTGATTGACCATGATTTGCCCTGCAGGAAGCAGCTCAGTTGGTGTCCCAGCGAGGAACGTTTAACCCAAGGGCAGTGTTTGAGCAGGAGTCTTCCAGTGTTGCACCACCAGCCAGACCGTCGGGAGCACCGCCACAGAAACTCAAGCACAGCTGGGGCCAGTCGGTGAGTTTGGAACTGTCCTCATTCTACCTTGATTTCTCTAGTGACATGTTCACATACATTGTTTACCAGATTGTTAGTGCTGTATTTTATTGCAACTGCTGGAAGGGGTACAGTATGCTATATACTAGATGGGTTATAACCTTGTCAACTATGGATTATTTGAAACCATCCCCATATAATCTCCAGAAATTCCATGTATAACCTCCAGACTATATACTTTCTCTTTTGTTACAATTCCATCTTCACTTTTAAGTTTGCACTTGACATCTTGTATATTATTTgccttttgttttcttttgctcaTTTCATCAGCAACAGGAAGCAGAACCGGTTCGTTCGTCCCCTCCCGCCCGTCCTGCCGCCCCCGCGCCGGCCCCTCAGCCCAGCCCCGCCCCCGTACCCCAGCCAACCCCCGCACAAGTGCCTCCGCCACAGCCGCCGGCCCAGCCAGAGCCCGCACCAGAAGTACCACCTGCGGAGCCGGCTCCCCCCCTGCCTACAGGGAAGTCCCCCCTGACAGAGTCCCTCTCTGTTCTACAGAAGGTTCGCAGGCAGCAGGACTCTGATGAGGAACAGGATGACCAGGACTGGGACGGTAATTTGTCTCACACTTACACGTTTTAACATTGTAGTTTTCAATAGAACTTATAGTAGTGATGTTCCATAACAACTTAATCTGGGACAAGTACAACTGTCTTAACAAAAATAAGTCTCAAAAGTTCTGGATGATGCTAATGTAGTGGTTGTATGTTGCAATAGAGGATGAAGGTGTGTCCCAGCCCCCTGTGGTCCAGCCTCCTGTGGTCCAGCCTCCTGCCCAACCTGCGGTACACCAGGAGGAACAAGTCATCACACAGACAGGTGGGAGTGCTAGCAGATGACATTTAAGATAATGGTCATATTTACAACTCAGGTCACATTTATGCTCTGGATAAAAAGGATGACAAGTCAGACTTGGTCTTTTGCTTGTTTAATTCAGAGGAAACACATGAGGCCCAGTACCAACAGCAGTACCAGCAAGAGTATCAACAGGAATACCAACAGGAGTACCAACAAGAGTACCAGGAAACTCAGCCTGCTCAGGACTATGTTGATGACCAAAGTCCTGTGGAAACTGGGCTGAGAGCCAGGGCTTTGTATGACTACCAAGCATGTAAGGACACAAGCAGACATTTTTCTATTTATGTGAGCTTTGTCTTAACAACGTAGGAGCCACTATGCCTGTACATTGTAGAAATACATGACATGCATGTTTCCAAAACCAGTATATCACAATTGTACGTATGTATACTATACCGGTACCCCATAGATGTAGAGGTAAATGTATTTATATGATATATACCAGTACACAATAGACAAAGATTATCATACCATATAGAGAAAAGGCTGTTTGGAGTGTTGCTAATGGCTGTTTTCCCCTACAGCTGCAGATGATGAGATATCCTTTGACCCTGATGAGATCATCACTGACATTGAGCAGATTGACGAGGGCTGGTGGCGTGGTGTGGGGCCTGATGGGACATACGGCTTGTTCCCTGCGAACTATGTGGAGCTCATTTAAACATCATGCTCTCAACACGCTAAACTGGTGTAGAACATGTCACCTGCAGGTAGTGCTACGGAATGGTTCATAGATATATTTATTCTTCTGTCTAGAGTTGATTCTTCAGCAGGAAGTGTCAGGAATGAAATGACCAGAAGTGTTTTATATCGCCTTGAGAACTGGAGAAACGATGAtaccaggtacatgtagatgtttttCAGGTGACCTGTTTATGCAAGGTCTCTTTGTCCTGTTTTGCCAGGTCAGTTTTAAGCCTTAAGatgaaaattatttcattttccctTAAGATTTTGCTGTCTGATTCTTCTCCTTATATCTGT
The sequence above is drawn from the Branchiostoma floridae strain S238N-H82 chromosome 4, Bfl_VNyyK, whole genome shotgun sequence genome and encodes:
- the LOC118413523 gene encoding proteoglycan 4-like isoform X7; its protein translation is MAVNLRKNERAMLAAWKDVCDDHSDTDWALYGYEANTNDLKLVSTGDGGLEELVDDFSSGKVMYAFCRVNDPNTNLPKNVLINWSGEAVPTSRKGACANHVRDVSNFFHGAHVTVNARDEDDVDPEAIMDKVAKSTSSKYPAFGKGSSQQQRIENQGPVPKIAPRPPPTSNAEGSVYKKTQAASEIKSSQKQREDFWAQQEKEEKARVAEEKKRATAERAKREKERLDRERREAEEREKKVKEKDLMTRQQKKEEANVDKSMMQRERDVEKARWETIQKEEQEEDKSRRKRSESLTKAAQEDSRLHITEPLSPSDKKGYGNWTAKPWTGQASSGGFRSVSFKPATPPSSPGPGEDYGQEYQNTVQQLMASRPPQTKHGRTFVLTGTKETRTTEGTQAELHRVVTTETTQKQTVETKLARNPYIDTTPIVQYNQPADVSADLNNDDDDDVEDPNSITEMVRKQSRFIHGKKKPTLLAKQVGMFEKPDEPEVNPFKVQFEAESRSLRPRIMPGDGAPKAGFQPTCVVSKPVCHPPTPSHITPNKPAHKHPQAAPTHMKPQHPLAAASKTAQPHPAQPAVQSYLPRSTPHGHTGPKNTPSKVGYNPTSQPDATQSQPVPMGTYLPKKTPAPSQAKPQPTGSQEDRKVDGVFESHPYTEEEDDGPPPNTALEAAALVAQRGDFNPRSMWQQHNVPPPLPSTRPTGPGSPAKKKPVGYPLQPVPDMTSSVEAPPTEESRELPTNTALEAKLLVSQRENNPKDMWKDFHVPPPPPNMPLPPSPVKKPKTQEPRLKVVYEPAITEPLVQSCSWHASSLLGDTSFSSIYPQDTTVPAVPPMQNGGPTHSTEQATLPDRLDTPPTNTAMEAAALAAQRGRKNPRTKFEQKPQEPLPPIPSNPTPNTAMEAASLIHQKGSFNPELARLKFDNKEASPNTALEAAQLVSQRGTFNPRAVFEQESSSVAPPARPSGAPPQKLKHSWGQSQQEAEPVRSSPPARPAAPAPAPQPSPAPVPQPTPAQVPPPQPPAQPEPAPEVPPAEPAPPLPTGKSPLTESLSVLQKVRRQQDSDEEQDDQDWDEDEGVSQPPVVQPPVVQPPAQPAVHQEEQVITQTEETHEAQYQQQYQQEYQQEYQQEYQQEYQETQPAQDYVDDQSPVETGLRARALYDYQASADDEISFDPDEIITDIEQIDEGWWRGVGPDGTYGLFPANYVELI
- the LOC118413523 gene encoding proteoglycan 4-like isoform X6 produces the protein MAVNLRKNERAMLAAWKDVCDDHSDTDWALYGYEANTNDLKLVSTGDGGLEELVDDFSSGKVMYAFCRVNDPNTNLPKNVLINWSGEAVPTSRKGACANHVRDVSNFFHGAHVTVNARDEDDVDPEAIMDKVAKSTSSKYPAFGKGSSQQQRIENQGPVPKIAPRPPPTSNAEGSVYKKTQAASEIKSSQKQREDFWAQQEKEEKARVAEEKKRATAERAKREKERLDRERREAEEREKKVKEKDLMTRQQKKEEANVDKSMMQRERDVEKARWETIQKEEQEEDKSRRKRSESLTKAAQEDSRLHITEPLSPSDKKGYGNWTAKPWTGQASSGGFRSVSFKPATPPSSPGPGVNPTDKPTLSSFKPTLSPLAVRKVNSPQSFASGPGSPGICVPPNTPEDYGQEYQNTVQQLMASRPPQTKHGRTFVLTGTKETRTTEGTQAELHRVVTTETTQKQTVETKLARNPYIDTTPIVQYNQPADVSADLNNDDDDDVEDPNSITEMVRKQSRFIHGKKKPTLLAKQVGMFEKPDEPEVNPFKVQFEAESRSLRPRIMPGDGAPKAGFQPTCVVSKPVCHPPTPSHITPNKPAHKHPQAAPTHMKPQHPLAAASKTAQPHPAQPAVQSYLPRSTPHGHTGPKNTPSKVGYNPTSQPDATQSQPVPMGTYLPKKTPAPSQAKPQPTGSQEDRKVDGVFESHPYTEEEDDGPPPNTALEAAALVAQRGDFNPRSMWQQHNVPPPLPSTRPTGPGSPAKKKPVGYPLQPVPDMTSSVEAPPTEESRELPTNTALEAKLLVSQRENNPKDMWKDFHVPPPPPNMPLPPSPVKDTTVPAVPPMQNGGPTHSTEQATLPDRLDTPPTNTAMEAAALAAQRGRKNPRTKFEQKPQEPLPPIPSNPTPNTAMEAASLIHQKGSFNPELARLKFDNKEASPNTALEAAQLVSQRGTFNPRAVFEQESSSVAPPARPSGAPPQKLKHSWGQSQQEAEPVRSSPPARPAAPAPAPQPSPAPVPQPTPAQVPPPQPPAQPEPAPEVPPAEPAPPLPTGKSPLTESLSVLQKVRRQQDSDEEQDDQDWDEDEGVSQPPVVQPPVVQPPAQPAVHQEEQVITQTEETHEAQYQQQYQQEYQQEYQQEYQQEYQETQPAQDYVDDQSPVETGLRARALYDYQASADDEISFDPDEIITDIEQIDEGWWRGVGPDGTYGLFPANYVELI